A single window of Anomaloglossus baeobatrachus isolate aAnoBae1 chromosome 5, aAnoBae1.hap1, whole genome shotgun sequence DNA harbors:
- the LOC142312437 gene encoding uncharacterized protein LOC142312437: MKKTSSERCQAPVSEGWGRPLSPITGPPPHPPIHEDINEQKILELAYKMIELLTGEVPIRCQDVTVYFSMEEWEYLEGHKDLYKDVMMEDPQPLTSPVLSSKRTTPERCPRPLLPQDCKQEYPDVPQDVFPPALSTDDCIDSSDGHLISLEFKTDDESITHDAYEEHAAVPDIPPVLPRKALSSDLFKQVQNSDILQNFKQNKSYRRDVEYETASTREKPFSCSKCGKCFTRKSNLVAHQKTHTNEKPFSCPQCEKCFAVKSYLVDHQKCHTGKKQFSCQECGKCFIQKSYLVRHQKNHTGEKPFSCSECEKCFIWKSELVVHQRIHTGEKPFSCSECGKYFSWKSHLVRHQKIHTGVKPFSCSECGKCFFQKLNLVRHQKNHHTGVKPFSCSECGKCFIEKSDLVRHQKNHTKEKPFSCSECEKCFIKKSYLIIHQKIHTGEKPFLCSECGKCFIRKSGLVSHQKSHTGEKPFSCSECGKCFIRKPELVLHQRSHTGEKPFSCPECGKCFTRKSGLVHHQKNHTK; the protein is encoded by the exons atgaagaagacctctagtgagcgctgtcaggcccctgtgtctgagggatggggaagacccctgagcccaatcacggggcctccacctcaccccccgatacatgaggacatcaatgagcagaagatcctagaactcgcctacaagatgattgagctgctgactggagag gttcccataaggtgtcaggacgtcaccgtctatttctccatggaggagtgggagtatttagaaggacacaaagatctgtacaaggacgtcatgatggaggatccccagcccctcacatcaccag ttctatccagtaagaggacaacaccagagagatgtccccgtcctcttctcccacaggactgtaaacaagaatatcccgatgttcctcaggatgtgtttcctccagctctatcca cagatgattgTATTGACAGTTCAGATGGACATCTAATATCtttagaatttaaaacagatgatgaaagtatcacacatgatgcatatgaagagcatgctgctgtcccagatatacctccagtccttcctcggaaagctttatcatctgatcttttcaaacaagtccaaaattcagaTATATTACAGAattttaagcaaaataaaagttacagaagggatgtggaatatgaaactgcttctacaagggagaaaccattttcatgttcaaaatgtgggaaatgttttaccaggaaatcaaatcttgttgcccatcaaaaaactcacacaaatgaaaagccattttcatgcccccaatgtgagaaatgttttgctgtaaAATCATatcttgttgaccatcaaaaatgtcacactgggaagaagcaattttcatgtcaagaatgtgggaaatgttttattcagaaatcatatcttgttaggcatcagaaaaatcacacaggggagaagccattttcatgttcagagtgtgaaaaatgttttatctggaaatcagaacttgttgtgcatcaaagaattcacacaggggagaagccattttcatgttcagaatgtgggaagtatTTTAGttggaaatcacaccttgttagacatcagaaaattcacacaggggtgaagccgttttcatgttcagaatgtggcaaatgtttttttcagaaattaaaccttgttagacatcagaaaaatcaccacacaggggtgaagccattttcatgttcagagtgtgggaaatgttttattgagaaatcagaccttgttagacatcagaaaaatcacacaaaggagaagccattttcatgttcagaatgtgagaaatgttttattaagaaatcatACCTTATtatacatcagaaaattcacacaggggagaagccatttttatgttcagagtgtgggaaatgttttattcggaaatcaggtcttgtttcgCATCAaaaatctcatacaggggagaagccattttcatgttcagagtgtgggaaatgttttattcggaaaccaGAACTTGttctgcatcaaagatctcacacaggggagaagccattttcatgcccagaatgtggtaaatgttttactaggaaatcaggtcttgttcaccatcaaaaaaatcacacaaaataa